The proteins below come from a single Chloroflexota bacterium genomic window:
- a CDS encoding response regulator has protein sequence MPKKVLVIDDEIDTCKMLATGLKLLGFETDYALSALQAFKKFGESAPNAVVLDLMMPDADGYEVMRRMKANPATAALPIVIVSATAQPGAEERCKRAGANFFMHKPVSLQELSDIIAKLL, from the coding sequence ATGCCTAAAAAAGTGTTAGTGATTGACGACGAAATTGATACTTGTAAAATGCTGGCCACCGGCCTCAAGCTTCTTGGTTTTGAAACCGACTACGCCCTCTCGGCCCTGCAGGCCTTCAAGAAGTTTGGCGAGAGCGCCCCGAATGCAGTGGTGCTCGACCTGATGATGCCCGACGCCGACGGCTACGAAGTGATGCGCCGTATGAAGGCCAACCCGGCCACGGCGGCTTTGCCCATTGTCATCGTCTCGGCCACCGCCCAGCCCGGCGCCGAGGAGCGGTGCAAACGGGCCGGGGCCAACTTCTTTATGCACAAGCCGGTGAGCCTTCAAGAACTCAGCGACATCATCGCCAAGCTACTCTAA
- a CDS encoding Gmad2 immunoglobulin-like domain-containing protein, translating into MTRKLSALLALLLFPILACTRASVPPPTPNPATVAMEQTNIAALSLLLSAGLTETAQASPATSTPAFTPEPSATIFEDEAIFIIEPGSGAIVTSPVRVAGEADPTFEQSLVVQIADESGAVIATAPAQIAADLGHRGPFVVDVSFTVAAEGPGRISVFAVSARDGGLTHLSSVEVILKP; encoded by the coding sequence ATGACTCGCAAACTCTCCGCCCTCCTTGCTCTGCTTCTCTTCCCGATCCTCGCCTGCACCCGCGCCAGCGTCCCTCCGCCAACCCCCAACCCGGCCACAGTGGCGATGGAGCAAACCAATATAGCCGCCTTGTCCCTGCTTCTCAGCGCGGGGCTAACCGAAACTGCCCAGGCCTCGCCGGCTACTTCAACTCCAGCCTTCACCCCTGAACCGTCGGCCACGATCTTCGAGGATGAAGCCATCTTCATCATTGAACCCGGCTCCGGCGCGATTGTCACTTCACCCGTCCGCGTCGCCGGGGAAGCCGACCCAACTTTTGAGCAATCTCTGGTCGTGCAAATCGCCGACGAAAGCGGCGCAGTCATTGCCACCGCTCCGGCCCAGATCGCCGCCGACCTCGGACATCGCGGGCCGTTTGTGGTGGACGTTTCTTTCACAGTGGCGGCTGAAGGGCCGGGCCGCATCTCTGTCTTCGCCGTCAGCGCCCGCGACGGCGGCCTCACTCACCTGTCATCGGTCGAAGTGATCCTCAAGCCCTGA
- a CDS encoding isocitrate dehydrogenase — translation MTEKTIIVLEGDQTGQELLEESLRVLDPVVTGLPTRFERFNLSLEKRRETHNAIVREAAAAMRQSGLGLKAATITPEVKGDVGSPNAILREEIDGKVILRTGRRIPRVRPIGGVHSPIAIVRMAVDDAYGAKEWRETINGDEVAYRTEHISRATCRAVAEFAFQYAGRNGAKVFGGPKYTVSPVYEGMFKEEMDAAAKRHPAVRYDPQLIDATYALLLRNDGEALVIPTLNRDGDCISDMVLQMFGSIAGSESLVLGFDESATTVKTVMAEAPHGTAPSLQGKNVANPMAMILAGAALLTYFKSPDADNASRAIYESVFEAVYEGHGTADLSGHATTAEFTDEVIRRVRTKLEVWGALS, via the coding sequence ATGACTGAAAAAACCATCATCGTCCTTGAGGGCGATCAGACCGGGCAGGAACTGCTCGAAGAATCCTTGCGGGTGCTTGATCCGGTTGTGACCGGCCTGCCCACCCGGTTTGAGCGATTTAATCTCTCGCTCGAAAAGCGCCGCGAGACCCATAACGCCATCGTTCGTGAGGCCGCGGCCGCTATGCGCCAGAGCGGGTTGGGCCTCAAGGCCGCCACCATCACCCCGGAAGTTAAGGGCGACGTAGGAAGCCCCAACGCCATTTTGCGCGAAGAGATTGACGGCAAGGTGATCCTGCGCACCGGGCGGCGCATTCCGCGCGTGCGCCCCATCGGCGGCGTCCACTCGCCCATTGCCATCGTTCGCATGGCCGTAGACGACGCTTACGGCGCGAAAGAGTGGCGCGAGACGATCAATGGCGACGAGGTGGCCTACCGCACCGAGCACATCAGCCGCGCCACCTGCCGGGCCGTAGCCGAATTTGCGTTTCAATACGCCGGGAGGAACGGCGCCAAAGTGTTCGGTGGCCCCAAGTACACCGTCAGCCCGGTGTACGAAGGCATGTTCAAGGAAGAGATGGACGCCGCCGCCAAGCGTCACCCGGCGGTGCGCTACGACCCGCAGTTGATTGACGCCACTTACGCCCTCCTGCTAAGGAACGACGGCGAAGCGCTTGTCATCCCGACTCTCAACCGCGACGGCGACTGCATCTCGGACATGGTTCTGCAAATGTTTGGCTCGATTGCCGGTTCCGAGTCGCTGGTGCTGGGCTTCGACGAGAGCGCCACAACCGTGAAGACGGTGATGGCTGAAGCGCCGCACGGAACCGCGCCCAGCCTGCAAGGCAAAAACGTCGCCAATCCCATGGCCATGATTCTGGCCGGGGCGGCGCTCCTCACCTACTTCAAGTCGCCCGACGCCGACAACGCCTCGCGGGCCATCTACGAGTCGGTCTTCGAGGCCGTCTACGAAGGCCACGGCACCGCCGACTTGAGCGGCCACGCCACCACGGCAGAGTTCACTGACGAAGTCATTCGCCGGGTGCGAACGAAGCTGGAGGTGTGGGGAGCGTTGTCATGA
- the ablA gene encoding lysine 2,3-aminomutase yields MTTPSRRAKFYADVPDEKWNDWRWQMSHRLNTVGELANVLDLNESEKKALEAKNLFRVDVTPYFASLIDPNDPYDPIRRQIVPTDREMVPFTSMMEDSLAEDRHSPVPGLVHRYPDRVLMLVTTQCASYCRYCTRSRIVGDPSQTFSRKEFEAQIDYLERTQQVRDVLLSCGDPLVLAPKLLEEIISRIRAIPHVEIIRIGSRVPVFLPMRITPEFCDMIQKYHPFWMNIHVNHPNEITPELAAACDRLSRAGVPLGNQSVLLAGVNDSVHIQRKLVHDLVMMRVRPYYLYQCDLVEGAGHFRTSVAKGIEIIEGLRGHTSGYAVPQFIVDAPGGGGKIPVGPNYLISQGHGKIVVRNYEGFITTYTEPEDYNPHAVSPLEAKVLPRPEPGQEGVLGLIEGHEMFIKPKTFDDVHDRGGGVHRLKADDKKWKPLGIGQHPDLIEGDSNEHTLPLIDGETS; encoded by the coding sequence ATGACCACCCCCTCCCGCCGCGCCAAGTTTTACGCCGATGTGCCAGATGAAAAATGGAATGACTGGCGCTGGCAGATGTCCCACCGCCTCAACACCGTCGGTGAACTTGCCAACGTTCTCGACCTCAACGAGAGCGAGAAGAAAGCCCTCGAAGCCAAGAACCTTTTTCGCGTGGATGTCACGCCGTACTTTGCCTCGCTCATTGACCCGAACGATCCCTACGATCCCATCCGCCGCCAGATCGTCCCCACCGACCGCGAGATGGTGCCCTTCACGTCAATGATGGAAGATTCGCTGGCCGAAGACCGGCACTCGCCCGTCCCCGGCCTTGTCCATCGTTACCCGGATCGGGTGCTGATGCTCGTCACCACCCAGTGCGCCTCCTACTGCCGCTACTGCACCCGCTCGCGCATCGTCGGCGACCCCAGCCAGACCTTCTCGCGCAAAGAGTTCGAGGCCCAGATTGATTATCTCGAACGCACGCAACAGGTGCGCGACGTTCTGCTCTCCTGCGGCGACCCGCTGGTGCTGGCCCCCAAACTGCTGGAAGAGATCATCAGCCGCATCCGCGCCATCCCGCACGTCGAGATCATTCGCATCGGCTCCCGCGTTCCGGTCTTCCTGCCCATGCGTATCACCCCGGAATTTTGTGACATGATCCAGAAGTATCACCCGTTCTGGATGAACATCCACGTCAACCACCCCAACGAGATCACGCCGGAACTGGCCGCCGCCTGCGACCGCCTCAGCCGGGCCGGAGTCCCACTGGGCAACCAATCGGTTCTCCTGGCCGGAGTCAACGACTCGGTTCACATCCAGCGTAAACTTGTCCACGACCTAGTGATGATGCGCGTCCGGCCTTACTACTTGTATCAGTGTGATCTGGTTGAAGGGGCGGGACATTTCCGCACCAGCGTGGCCAAAGGCATCGAGATCATCGAAGGCTTGCGCGGCCACACCTCGGGCTACGCCGTGCCGCAGTTCATCGTGGACGCTCCCGGCGGCGGCGGCAAGATTCCGGTCGGCCCCAACTATCTGATCTCGCAAGGGCACGGCAAGATAGTCGTTCGCAACTACGAAGGCTTCATCACCACCTACACCGAGCCGGAAGATTACAACCCGCACGCCGTCTCGCCGCTGGAAGCCAAAGTCCTGCCTCGCCCCGAGCCGGGCCAGGAAGGCGTGCTGGGCCTCATCGAGGGCCACGAGATGTTCATCAAACCGAAGACATTCGATGACGTTCACGATCGCGGCGGCGGCGTCCATCGCCTCAAGGCCGACGATAAGAAGTGGAAGCCGCTCGGCATCGGCCAGCACCCTGATCTCATCGAAGGCGACTCAAACGAACACACCCTGCCTCTCATTGATGGAGAAACTTCGTAG